A window of Gadus chalcogrammus isolate NIFS_2021 chromosome 16, NIFS_Gcha_1.0, whole genome shotgun sequence contains these coding sequences:
- the LOC130406121 gene encoding uncharacterized protein LOC130406121, with protein MLFKVQYHGKKKYIKLNGDSHSEFLKEAKVKFSISTETDIYVLDDTGTEVDEEVFTDILEEKTDILWTIVDVLSVSDSPVPSSCNDTLSLSSPTSESDTSLMSSKRWPIDNSFLMSPKRQCTDDTILKSTQSQHIDDSSSQAKELVKRVLEQKPGGEKILKEYAMRGEFKDRTRRELVNIIVADMVEKYGRAPPKDKRTQYAWGIVTLFPSLKDPYSKKGYEHFYDADSNEGYIAWKLKNTQRDLSSGSSSSGFRRMSSHTSNSSGPQLEREVSKELQLEGDQCCEAISLLKHSTDKEQIFMKMKATFNHRQQLIHDPEQCSTVLTLFPRFLDTKGLVLQDFDLLFSAETSSKLLEKWGTLLKVKVIQQAKNLSKTPLLDYLIQSAEENPDEDNEMPGK; from the exons ATGCTGTTCAAAGTGCAATACCACGGAAAGAAGAAGTACATTAAACTTAATGGAGACTCACATTCAGAATTTCTCAAAGAGG CTAAAGTGAAGTTCAGCATCTCCACTGAGACAGACATATATGTGCTGGATGACACTGGAACAGAGGTCGATGAAGAGGTCTTCACCGACATCCTGGAGGAAAAAACGGACATCCTGTGGACGATTGTTGATGTTCTTTCAGTCTCTG ACTCTCCTGTCCCATCCTCATGCAATGACACCTTGTCACTATCGTCACCCACATCAGAGAGTGATACTTCTCTGATGTCTTCAAAAAGATGGCCCATCGATAATTCCTTTCTAATGTCTCCAAAAAGACAGTGCACAGATGACACCATCTTGAAGTCCACACAAAGTCAGCATATTGATGACAGTTCTTCACAGGCCAAAGAG CTTGTCAAGAGAGTTCTGGAACAAAAGCCTGGAGGGGAGAAGATACTTAAAGAATATGCCATGAGAGGAGAATTTAAGGACCGGACACGCCGTGAACTTGTCAACATCATTGTTGCTGATATGGTGGAAAAATATGG ACGTGCTCCACCAAAGGACAAAAGAACACAGTATGCATGGGGGATTGTAACACTGTTTCCTTCTCTAAAAGACCCCTACTCCAAAAAAGGCTAT GAACATTTCTATGATGCAGATAGCAACGAGGGCTACATTGCATGGAAGCTTAAAAACACACAGCGGGACCTCAGCAGTGGCAGCAGTAGCAGTGGATTTAGGAGAATGAGCTCTCACACCTCAAACAGCAGTGGACCACAGTTGGAGAGAGAAGTGTCTAAAGAGCTCCAGCTGGAGGGAGACCAATGTTGCGAGGCCATTTCTCTACTGAAACACAGCACGGACAAAGAACAGATATTCATGAAAATGAAAGCAACCTTCAACCACAGACAACAGCTGATCCACGATCCTGAGCAATGCAGCACAGTTCTTACACTGTTCCCAAGGTTCCTTGACACGAAAGGCCTG GTCTTGCAGGACTTTGACCTGTTGTTTAGTGCTGAGACTTCTTCAAAACTTCTTGAGAAATGGGGAACACTCCTGAAGGTAAAAGTAATACAGCAAGCCAAAAACCTCAGCAAAACACCCCTTCTTGACTACCTCATTCAGTCGGCAGAGGAGAACCCTGATGAGGATAATGAAATGCCAGGTAAGTGA